The genomic interval CATACTTAATAAAGTTATCATGGTAACATTTATCTGTAagatttcaaatatttttaatatcaaatgATTCGAAATTATTGTGAAAGTTCAAAAATGTGCTAAGAGTAACTTCATCATGTTCTcgttaaatttgaaattcaatttTGGTAAGTGTGAGTCTATTAAAAGGGGctattgattaattattgtaagatattttgtaaaaaaaaaattattttgaaagtaaagttacaaaaaattttaaaaataaaaatatatttaaaaaattttaaaatttataaaaatgaaattataaattttttttaaaaaaataaattgtaaaaattttaaaattattgggAGGTGCGGGGCCCCCCGACTAGCCCCTCCCAGAGAATTGAATCCATATCAAAAAGATAATGGGACTGTTTATCCAGAGGAAAAAAGAGTTGGTGCGGATCGACTTTTATCTTCTTGGCTTGTGGGAGATGGCGGTGCTAATTGGAGACTTAAAGCTTTGAAGCGTGCAGAAGACCAAGCTGCTCGACAAGGACGAAGGCTTGAGGAGGTTGTGCAAGAACGCTGGGGTTCTCTTGATATGCTTGCCGAACATGCCATAAGAAATAGAAAGCAAGGGCAAGatgaggagaaagaaaaagttgcaGACAATGAAAGCGGAAGAGATTCTAGAAAGAACACTGCTCCAGATTATTTGCAGGATGTATCTCTTGGACATTCTGACTTGAGGGCCCCAAAAGTCCGTGATTCATTATCCTGGGGAAAACGAAAACGCCAAAATACTCCTGCTAAAGATGCTGCCGTTGTATCTGCTGCAAATAAGTTTGCCAATGATGGAAACTTTATGCATGAATTTCTTCGTAAGCAGGGCACTGACACTGCTACATCTGGTGGAGATGAGGACTCAGAGGCAAATAAACCAAGTGAAGCTGCTACAGTGCTTAAGGAGAGTGTGAGCACAAACCGATTGGCAGCTAAGGCTTTGCAGCTTCGAATGAAGGGAAAGCATGAAGAAGCTGAGAAACTTCTACTGGAAGTTGAGAGCATGAAAGCACAGCAGAGAACTGGAGATCATGCAAGTGAGAAGCAGAATGTCCACAGTGGAAGCAGATATGTTGTTCACCATGTCTCGATGAGAAAAAGgaaggatgatgatgatacTGATAAGCATCTAGCTCGAAGAATAATGCGCAACAAACTATACAGTGTTTCTGGTCAGGCAGATGATAATGACTATGATTATGAAGATGGCCCGAGCAGAAAGTCTCCAAAGACGGGTGGGAACAATGATTTGTCAAGGCGTATATTGACTCAGCAAGAGCGCTGCCTTTTCTGCTTTGACAACCCAAACAGACCAAAACATCTTGTCGTTGCTACAGCAAATTTTACTTACTTGATGTTGCCACAATGGCAGCCTATTGTTCCAGGTCACTGCTGCATCTTACCAACGCAGCATGAGTCAGCCACAAGAACAATTGACAACTACGTGTGGGATGAAATTCGTAACTTCaagaaatgcttaattatgaCGTTTGGCAAGCAAGATAAGGAGTTGGTGTTCTTGGAAACGGTGATGGGCTAGGGGCAACAGCGTCGCCATTGTTCGATTGGATGTATTCCTTTGCCACGGGAAGTTGCAAAGCAGGCGCCTGTGTAATTTAAAAGGCAATTGATGAAGCTGAAGATGAGTGGAGCCAGCACAATGCAAAGAAGCTGATTGACACAAGTGAGTAGGAATTGCGTGGTTCGATTCCCAAAAACTTCCCGAACTTGCACGTTGAATTCGGTCTAAACAGGGGATTTGTTAATGTAATTGATGATGAAAGGCAATCCAAGAGCTTGCTCTGTGGTCTCAATGCGATTAGAGGCATGCTACAAGTGCTCGAGGAGGACATGGATCGTCGCAGGAGGCATCAATTCGTGGAGGAACAAAAGCAGGCTGTTGCAAGTTTAGACGCCACTGGGAACCTTTTGACTGGCCAAAACAACTTGACTAAGCATGAATTTTGTAATCCAAAGCACATGGGGCATTTTtagcttttggttttacaaCTAAATGAATGCAAAGATATTTGATAATTATCTGAACAGAAGAATTGGACAATATATTCTTGAAATCTCAAGGACAGTCACCAGTACCACTCCttcccaaataaaaaaaaattcttgtaTAAAGTGGGCAATTTAGCGTGTCCAGAATCTTTGCTTTTCATGACAAATAAATCAGGTGCATGAACACATCAGGCACAAGGAATTGGCCatgggaaaaatgaaaatatggCCATACATTTGTCTGAAGATTATACATTTTGACAAACAAAAAGGACATATTCAAAGCTTTAACATGACCCAAGGTTGGTTTGcatccttttttcttttttccaagAAAAGTAAGAAATTTATTCAGATTGGCAGGGTGACATTGCTGGAGTCAAGTCATCATTGAGATAGAAAGACTCCAATGCCTAAAGCAAGTGTATCTTTGCTTTGGTCATCCTGATTCTCGACACGGTGGAGCCCtacttgaaaaagaaagagatataATAAGCAAATGCCGTCCAAAAGGACAAATCCAAGTACCCTTGTGCCTCCAccagaagagaaaaagagaaatatgaAAAGCAACGGCCTGTAGGCAATAAAGTCATTTCAAAGGAAAAGTGGGGAGGCACCTCCACGAGTGAAGGGCATTTTGGAGCCACGTAAAAAGGGAAACCgggaaaaatgagaaagacCCTGTACGAGTCACGCCCTTCCTGGCCAAATTCCTCAAACTTTTTTTGACTCCCCTCCGTTCTTATCTGAGAAAGGCCGGTACTATGCCTGTCCACTTATAAGTACGGCGAATATCCCCAATATATTTTACCATTCCTATGACTTCTACCACTACCGCAAATGGCTTTTGAATTCCcattcatcattatttttttgggCGTTATGAATTTTATATCAATACTCGATTCtataaataacattttttaattacttaaCATGAATTTATAAAGAGCACTTT from Theobroma cacao cultivar B97-61/B2 chromosome 5, Criollo_cocoa_genome_V2, whole genome shotgun sequence carries:
- the LOC108661870 gene encoding CWF19-like protein 2 yields the protein MLAEHAIRNRKQGQDEEKEKVADNESGRDSRKNTAPDYLQDVSLGHSDLRAPKVRDSLSWGKRKRQNTPAKDAAVVSAANKFANDGNFMHEFLRKQGTDTATSGGDEDSEANKPSEAATVLKESVSTNRLAAKALQLRMKGKHEEAEKLLLEVESMKAQQRTGDHASEKQNVHSGSRYVVHHVSMRKRKDDDDTDKHLARRIMRNKLYSVSGQADDNDYDYEDGPSRKSPKTGGNNDLSRRILTQQERCLFCFDNPNRPKHLVVATANFTYLMLPQWQPIVPGHCCILPTQHESATRTIDNYVWDEIRNFKKCLIMTFGKQDKELVFLETVMG